Part of the Aurantiacibacter aquimixticola genome, GATCGAGGGTGCGAAGCGGGTCGCCAATCCCGGTTGCTACCCAACCGGCTTTCTCGCTTTGGTCGCGCCGCTCGTTCGCGCCAAGCTTTTGCCGCGCGACTGGCCCTTTTCCATCAACGCGGTGTCGGGCTATTCCGGTGGCGGCAAGTCGCTGATCAGTCGGTTCGACGAGGAAGGCAATATTGCCTTCCGCTCCTACGGCACCACGCTCGGACACAAGCACCTGGAAGAAATGAAGGCCAAGGCAGGTCTCAAATACGCGCCGGTGTTCGCGCCCTCGGTGGTGCCCGCCTATCGCGGGATGCTGGTCGATATCCCCCTGCCCATCGCCGCCATGCGCAGTGCTTCGAGTCCGGAAAAGCTGCGGGCCGAACTGCTCGACTTTTACGCCGATGCGCCCGTCGTCACCGTGCATGAGGACGCGCCGGACGAGTTGCTTTTGCGGACCGATGCGCCCGCTTCGGACAGGCTGGACCTGTATGTGTTTGGCAGCGAAGACGAAGGCAGCGCGCGGCTGATCGCGGTGTTCGACAATCTCGGTAAGGGCGCGGCGGGCGCGGCGGTGCAGTCGCTCAACCTCATGTCGGGCAGCGATCCGCTTGCCGGATTGCAGCTGTAGCGCGCCACAACTGCCTGTCTTTTGGGCAGGCCTGCCGGGCAATGCATCAGCAGCAAGTCGAGAGCAGCACGCCGACGCACGAATCTTTCGCCATACGCGCCGGAACCGGCGATAATCTTGCCGGAATACCCTTTCGCCAGCAGCAGCGATTGTCTAACCCTGCGAGCCACGCTCTGGCACGATTCTTGTAATCCTGCTTGCACGAAACAGGCCGCCCGCATGCCGGTCGGCCCGCACACTGGGACGGGGGCTATGGCAAGGCCGTG contains:
- the argC gene encoding N-acetyl-gamma-glutamyl-phosphate reductase; this encodes MAQTVFIDGAEGTTGLEIVDRLEGREEFELIRLSDAERKDAECRRSALNYADFAILCLPDDAAREAMELLDEDGTTRVIDASSAHRTASGWIYGFPELVGTQVIEGAKRVANPGCYPTGFLALVAPLVRAKLLPRDWPFSINAVSGYSGGGKSLISRFDEEGNIAFRSYGTTLGHKHLEEMKAKAGLKYAPVFAPSVVPAYRGMLVDIPLPIAAMRSASSPEKLRAELLDFYADAPVVTVHEDAPDELLLRTDAPASDRLDLYVFGSEDEGSARLIAVFDNLGKGAAGAAVQSLNLMSGSDPLAGLQL